A genomic stretch from Solanum stenotomum isolate F172 chromosome 8, ASM1918654v1, whole genome shotgun sequence includes:
- the LOC125874568 gene encoding putative leucine-rich repeat receptor-like protein kinase At2g19210, which produces MLKGFLFAWLIAFSLATIAVAQNNQTGFISLDCGIPARSNYTDITTGLFYTSDVGYVSGGVKNNISSTYQSNSLERQFLTVTSFPTGTKNCYTLTPAQGNSGRYLIRASFFYGDYDNGNDRFPYFDLYIEEKYWITISIHNASIPIREEIIHTPSNGSINICLVKLDTTTPFISALELRPLNNTIYKAILNSSMELFLRLDFGSLTNQYVRYSDDAWDRVWRPYQLPLTAIINTAEDLLQNTFRLPSAVMSTALIPDPETDPNPDTLTFFWYSTNATDKYYLYFHFAEVVKLSETEKREFNIYVNDDLYYGPMSPAYLSTTTVYTVNPGSGIEKYDVLINKTESSTLPPLINAIEIFRELKGYKPDT; this is translated from the exons ATGTTGAAAGGCTTCCTCTTTGCTTGGCTTATTGCTTTTTCTTTAGCAACAATAGCTGTCGCACAAAACAATCAAACAG GATTCATAAGCCTAGATTGTGGAATACCAGCACGTTCAAACTATACAGATATAACAACAGGACTATTTTACACTTCAGATGTAGGTTATGTCAGTGGTGGAGTGAAAAATAACATATCATCAACATACCAATCCAATTCCCTAGAAAGACAATTTCTCACAGTTACAAGCTTTCCAACAGGAACCAAAAATTGCTACACTTTAACTCCAGCTCAAGGGAACTCTGGCAGATACTTGATAAGGGCAAGTTTTTTCTACGGAGATTATGATAATGGAAATGACCGATTCCCGTATTTTGATCTTTacattgaagaaaaatattggatCACAATCTCAATTCATAATGCTTCTATACCAATTCGAGAGGAAATTATACACACACCTTCTAATGGCTCTATAAATATTTGCCTTGTCAAGTTAGATACTACAACTCCTTTTATTTCAGCCTTAGAGTTAAGGCCTTTGAATAATACCATATACAAAGCAATACTCAATAGTTCAATGGAACTTTTTCTCCGTCTGGACTTTGGTTCCTTAACCAATCAATACGTTAG GTACAGCGATGATGCGTGGGATAGAGTTTGGAGACCATATCAATTGCCGCTTACAGCAATTATTAATACAGCAGAAGACTTACTTCAGAACACTTTCCGACTACCTTCTGCGGTAATGAGCACGGCCTTGATACCTGATCCGGAGACCGATCCCAATCCCGATACGTTGACCTTTTTCTGGTACTCTACTAATGCCACGGACAAGTATTACTTATACTTTCACTTTGCCGAAGTTGTTAAATTATCGGAGACAGAGAAAAGGGAATTCAATATTTATGTCAATGACGACCTATATTATGGACCTATGTCTCCGGCCTATTTGTCCACGACAACGGTGTACACAGTGAATCCAGGCAGTGGTATCGAGAAGTACGATGTGTTGATTAATAAAACTGAGAGTTCAACTCTTCCGCCACTCATTAATGCTATCGAAATTTTTAGAGAGCTAAAAGGATATAAACCGGATACTTAA
- the LOC125873139 gene encoding transcription factor bHLH87-like: MLSNSYRFAPFSSKANPLVSIQQQVDIGASSAMNFQEFGAAFDPIDILSSWNISQRQEAATRLAADSVAAKSVAGSNGDCTKSKIGSSSSFPPRNNYMPYFGNNQVPICGLMADLSSIGLFSKNRSPDCLLSATNTSNTNTSGELDDVIFSDNSESLWNIHTNNAVSSGESAIDAYKSKPIDANDNNNIHYSVNELDETVSYNNFITSSEGNRYNMDKRSHNALLESDSSSRDYVFQLISENDQPKSKKSRSEYKLPSSSNINFQQASSSACSIVDPDSEAIAQMKEMIYRAAAFRPVSSVREDVMAEKPKRKNVRISMDPQTAAARRRREKISERIRILQKLVPGGSNMDTASMLDEAANYLKFLRTQVNALGAFGFNIDPIIINNNFTTSLSSIPLINYPFPLQPHFPMQNLNPIHHPKC; the protein is encoded by the exons ATGTTGTCTAATTCATACCGTTTTGCCCCTTTCAGTAGCAAAGCTAATCCTTTAGTTTCAATTCAGCAGCAAGTTGATATCGGCGCATCGTCAGCCATGAATTTTCAGGAATTTGGAGCTGCATTTGATCCAATCGACATCCTTTCTAGTTGGAATATCTCTCAGCGTCAAGAAGCTGCGACGAGATTGGCTGCAGACTCTGTCGCTGCTAAATCAGTAGCAGGTTCAAATGGGGATTGTACTAAAAGTAAAATTggttcatcttcttcttttcctccGCGGAACAATTATATGCCTTACTTCGGTAATAATCAAGTTCCTATTTGTGGCCTAATGGCGGATCTTAGTTCAATTGGCCTATTCTCAAAAAACAGATCCCCTGATTGCTTGCTTTCTGCAACCAATACAAGCAACACCAACACATCGGGCGAATTAGATGATGTGATTTTCTCTGATAATTCTGAAAGCTTGTGGAATATCCACACTAACAATGCAGTTTCATCCGGAGAATCTGCAATTGATGCCTACAAATCGAAACCCATTGATGCCAATGACAACAATAATATTCACTACTCTGTTAATGAGCTTGATGAAACAGTCTCGTATAACAATTTTATAACATCTTCAGAAGGAAATCGTTACAATATGGACAAGAGAAGCCACAATGCTCTGCTCGAATCAG ATTCCTCGAGCAGAGACTACGTATTCCAGCTCATTTCGGAAAATGATCAACCTAAGTCCAAGAAATCCAGATCAGAATACAAGCTTCCAAGTTCATCGAACATCAATTTCCAGCAAGCTAGTTCTTCGGCTTGTTCAATAGTTGATCCTGATTCAGAAGCAATTGCACAAATGAAGGAAATGATTTATCGCGCAGCAGCATTCAGGCCAGTGAGCTCTGTCAGGGAAGATGTGATGGCAGAGAAGCCGAAGAGGAAGAACGTAAGAATATCAATGGATCCACAGACAGCTGCAGCGAGACGAAGGAGGGAAAAGATAAGCGAAAGAATAAGGATATTGCAGAAGCTGGTACCAGGAGGAAGCAATATGGACACTGCATCCATGCTTGATGAGGCTGCAAACTATCTcaagttcttaaggacacaAGTGAATGCCTTGGGTGCATTTGGCTTTAATATAGACCCAATTATCATTAACAATAACTTTACTACTTCTTTATCTTCAATACCATTAATCAACTACCCATTTCCCTTGCAACCACATTTTCCTATGCAAAACCTCAATCCAATCCATCACCCTAAGTGTTGA